Proteins encoded by one window of Desulfovibrio ferrophilus:
- the lpxB gene encoding lipid-A-disaccharide synthase — MIRKIWINCSEASGDMCAGALARELLRQCPTLEIGGMGGPVLAQAGANVHFPMSRICFSGFWDVFCGLPGIFRLQREIAKLWEQDRPDAIVMVDCPDFNLPLAKTAHAMNIPVYYFMAPQFWAWKQQGMKNMQRYVHNIICALPFEPEYFHERGCRALYAGHPLLDVIPLRSLDKLDPDHHHIGIMPGSRKKEISFLLPDFASVASRVHQKKPWVTFSVARAPGINKKYLQQFWPDHLPMNIVEPEERYQMIRKSCLILAASGTATLETALIGTPTIVSYKIDRPAAFILRKLAFSKFVSLTNILFQKELFPEYLQEKANAESYYQQIIAWLNNPNILSELRNKLQEMRHIAGPSGGIKTAAETILAQ, encoded by the coding sequence ATGATTCGTAAGATATGGATCAATTGCAGCGAAGCCTCTGGTGATATGTGTGCCGGAGCTTTGGCTCGTGAGTTGTTGCGGCAGTGCCCAACACTCGAGATTGGCGGTATGGGGGGGCCTGTGTTGGCCCAGGCAGGAGCTAATGTGCATTTCCCGATGAGTCGTATTTGTTTTTCGGGATTTTGGGATGTGTTCTGCGGCCTGCCGGGAATATTTCGTTTGCAACGCGAGATCGCCAAACTTTGGGAGCAGGATCGCCCCGATGCGATTGTGATGGTGGATTGTCCTGATTTTAATTTGCCCCTGGCCAAAACCGCACATGCCATGAACATTCCTGTGTATTATTTCATGGCACCTCAATTCTGGGCCTGGAAGCAGCAAGGTATGAAGAATATGCAACGATATGTGCACAATATCATTTGCGCACTGCCATTCGAGCCCGAATATTTTCACGAAAGAGGCTGCCGAGCCTTATATGCGGGACATCCTCTTCTAGACGTAATTCCCCTGCGATCTTTGGATAAATTAGACCCGGATCATCACCATATAGGCATTATGCCGGGCAGCAGGAAAAAAGAAATTTCCTTTTTGTTGCCTGATTTTGCCTCGGTTGCTTCCAGGGTTCATCAGAAGAAGCCTTGGGTAACGTTCTCTGTCGCCCGCGCTCCAGGGATAAACAAAAAATACTTACAACAATTTTGGCCAGATCATCTGCCCATGAACATCGTGGAACCTGAAGAGCGGTATCAGATGATTCGTAAATCTTGCTTGATTTTGGCGGCATCGGGAACGGCAACTCTCGAAACTGCCCTTATCGGTACTCCAACCATCGTGTCCTATAAAATTGATCGCCCTGCAGCGTTCATCCTGCGTAAGTTGGCATTTTCAAAGTTTGTCAGCTTGACCAATATCCTATTTCAAAAAGAGTTATTCCCTGAATATTTACAAGAAAAAGCCAATGCTGAGAGCTATTATCAACAGATTATCGCCTGGCTGAATAATCCCAATATATTGTCGGAGTTGCGTAACAAATTGCAAGAAATGCGTCATATTGCAGGACCCTCTGGCGGGATTAAGACCGCAGCAGAAACAATTTTGGCGCAATAA
- a CDS encoding hemagglutinin repeat-containing protein, producing the protein MKANIIARQLVSVILSCLIVFQPGFIAMAQDRPTVVDPSAPAGKKPTMEQATNGVPIQQIATPGSGGVSHNLFSDFNVNKIGLIINNSKTMGASQLGGMIKGNPNLTAGEAKLILNEITGANRSHLEGYTELHGGKADYILANPNGITVNGGGFINFPKVTLTTGESRFGAGGLEGIDVRAGDILVEGEGINAANMDAFTLLARATRINADIHAQTLTIAAGQNAYNPADGSITPLAPDASVVPSVAIDSSALGGMYAGRIVLQGTEAGVGVNLEGITQATNKLELTADGFIRLKGKTTAGSDMRVRSLNDDVTVEGTVYSGGNAQLQAANTLGISTAVPGETPVVAAAQQLTLSGDIVRVEDVDVMAGLQANGSVSGGAMQVTAGTRITGTDADFVSGGNLALTSQEIDVEGVVQASDELSMTAQSLVRLRGEATAGNELTLRSQAGNAVVEGTVYSGGDALLSAANTLDIGPAAPGDDSSIAAVHQLTLSGDTVTINDVDVTAGLQADGSISGGTMSVTAGTQVAVADSRLVSGDTMTFAAPDTGINGATIEAVNTLTFQGTTAGTGDVTVTGAADVSSLNTMDVLTRSLTMSGGLLQAKDFTLLLTDALTLGNAILTSTASLDITADSLVNGAGGTISSYDDLTFNLDTLQNNGGLIYAGDLLDVNVRELRNTAQGYIVAQNDVDIEGLTSGTRADLVYNDQSVIESLAGGVRIAAGSVENVSGAATTTSSVVSVDYSVGGISAHPSGFIPGTTQRNVYEPTTDDIRSWAINWKSFFNDTNNLYGLPTQDPAGIGLGTGFTSDGLQQWIYITEEVIADSPRTAEILSALDISIDADSVQNIQGLISSGGDLVINADSLVNQGAELYRHVNIYRNFMWVYSDAEHGHGHPPGHTFRTYSISQAFDSVPSIVSAAGTLTINVPGHVSNESFKQGVAYNGKFADSAEYSGLEVSAPVITRPTGTAITPKVVSLPTGVGSLYVVNNDPGHTYLIETNPALTSLGNYFGSDYFFNEVGVNVADLNTQILGDAFFETNMVRKQVLETTGKRYLSPTYTSDADQLRQLMDNAAQAHADLGLEIGVALTAEQLAGLTQDIVWYETREVMGQEVLVPVLYLSSVSQENLSLARGAMLIGSDVNIETALLDNSGGIMADGTVTVESDNVLNRQGAIQGETVDITTSGSIINQSGALKGGDVNLTAGGDVIVETRTDTQTANFFRRSSTQTYVHQAAEVTAENSLNIVSGGNTSIQGANVSAGGAANITALGDVNIGSKTVQAKYRDAQWRNVQKTGNIVSSVQAGELNIASGGDVIVAGSSLSADGDAVVDAAGNVVVQGVTNRFQSDYSTSAKEEHIKNDRVVQSSISAGGDVIVNAGENVMMEAVNVNAGGDVALTAQGGDLAILPGQNTSYYHLESKKSGFMGMGSTKLKDLNEVNHVRSEIEAGGKIALEAKKDVVLQAARVTSGGDIVISSQSGQVSLLAVKDSSYKQEITSHSGFFTWSSKGKGSTDETVLHTVISAQGELSITTPEGIVVEYRSSGDARQDVENLSKVQGLEWMANLLERDDVDWQRVQEIHDAWEFSDSGLGTGAMLIVAIAASALTAGAASSLSMSIMGFETVGKALVVSSTGLAASGVQAAMCTALTAAFTSLSAQVAISLADAAAGGNLGKNLGNIVSEEGLRSLMTTMVMAGALDFTHLEFDKLGDAGQVLAETTVKTATRSFIGGEDLEKAFLSSLASTFASYLQGSISPEKLDENVKMIMEGVAGAAGAAIVGGDPVQGAFSAIASNLAGRISLPELTEQQKQEDRAFVTICKEAYNTGNNQSPPPGYEILDDDRLKVICAETGADYETLKGLQVNDSGLHADILINSSDNKVVVAFRGSEMELGDWITNAEQSVGVAGGQYENLERQMDELSNIATYYKSDLVATGHSLGGGLSIAAGSTGYIDKVVAFNPAGVNSNTIIQLGGDIANVNKITTSYTSRSDLLSALNNVMDMVFDLSVGNQVTIDGAGFHGIEGFNSAFGINP; encoded by the coding sequence ATGAAAGCCAATATAATAGCCCGCCAACTTGTCAGTGTGATTCTGTCGTGCCTGATTGTTTTCCAGCCCGGTTTCATTGCCATGGCTCAGGATCGGCCTACGGTGGTCGATCCCTCTGCCCCCGCAGGCAAGAAACCGACCATGGAACAGGCCACCAATGGTGTGCCCATTCAGCAGATCGCCACACCCGGCAGTGGTGGGGTCTCGCACAACCTGTTCTCGGATTTCAACGTCAACAAGATCGGCCTGATCATCAACAACAGCAAGACCATGGGCGCGTCTCAACTGGGCGGCATGATCAAGGGCAACCCCAACCTGACGGCAGGGGAGGCCAAGCTGATCCTGAACGAGATCACCGGGGCCAACCGTTCGCACCTTGAGGGTTATACCGAATTGCACGGCGGTAAGGCCGACTACATCCTGGCCAACCCCAATGGCATCACGGTCAATGGCGGTGGATTCATCAACTTCCCAAAGGTGACCCTGACCACCGGTGAATCGCGCTTTGGCGCTGGCGGGCTGGAAGGCATCGACGTCCGCGCGGGAGACATTCTGGTGGAAGGCGAGGGCATCAACGCCGCCAATATGGACGCCTTCACGCTGCTGGCCCGTGCGACCCGGATCAATGCGGACATCCACGCCCAGACCCTGACCATCGCGGCAGGGCAGAATGCCTATAATCCCGCTGATGGCTCCATCACGCCTCTGGCTCCTGACGCATCCGTTGTCCCCAGCGTGGCCATCGACTCCAGCGCCTTGGGCGGCATGTACGCGGGCCGTATCGTACTCCAGGGCACCGAGGCCGGAGTCGGGGTCAACCTTGAGGGCATTACCCAGGCCACAAACAAATTGGAACTGACCGCCGATGGGTTCATCCGCTTGAAGGGTAAGACCACGGCGGGCAGCGACATGCGGGTTCGCTCCCTGAACGATGATGTGACCGTGGAAGGAACGGTCTATTCCGGCGGCAATGCGCAGCTTCAAGCAGCGAACACGCTGGGCATCAGCACCGCCGTTCCCGGCGAAACGCCCGTTGTGGCTGCTGCGCAACAACTCACCTTGTCCGGTGACATCGTGCGGGTCGAGGATGTGGACGTGATGGCTGGTCTGCAAGCAAATGGCAGCGTGTCGGGCGGCGCCATGCAGGTCACTGCGGGGACTCGGATCACGGGCACCGACGCTGATTTTGTTTCCGGCGGCAATCTGGCCCTGACTTCGCAGGAGATTGATGTCGAGGGCGTTGTCCAGGCCTCGGATGAATTATCGATGACCGCTCAGAGTCTTGTTCGCCTGAGGGGCGAGGCAACGGCGGGCAATGAATTGACACTCCGCTCGCAAGCCGGAAACGCCGTCGTGGAGGGTACCGTCTATTCCGGCGGTGATGCGCTGCTCTCAGCCGCGAACACCTTGGATATCGGCCCTGCCGCTCCGGGGGATGACTCCAGTATCGCTGCTGTGCATCAACTCACGTTGTCAGGCGATACGGTGACCATCAATGATGTCGATGTCACTGCTGGCCTTCAGGCTGATGGTTCCATCTCTGGCGGAACCATGTCCGTTACCGCTGGAACACAAGTCGCCGTTGCGGACTCCCGCCTTGTTTCCGGCGATACCATGACCTTTGCTGCACCCGATACCGGCATCAACGGTGCAACCATTGAAGCGGTAAACACGCTGACTTTCCAGGGCACAACTGCCGGGACGGGCGATGTCACCGTAACGGGCGCGGCGGATGTGTCGTCCCTGAACACCATGGACGTGCTCACCCGTTCGCTGACGATGTCCGGCGGATTGTTGCAGGCCAAGGACTTCACCCTCTTGTTAACCGACGCCTTGACCTTGGGCAACGCCATACTGACTTCTACGGCTTCACTCGACATTACTGCCGATTCGTTGGTCAACGGGGCAGGGGGCACCATCTCCAGCTACGACGACCTGACATTCAACCTCGATACGCTTCAGAACAACGGTGGTCTGATCTATGCGGGCGACCTGCTGGATGTGAATGTTCGGGAACTTCGCAATACCGCCCAAGGCTACATCGTCGCTCAGAATGACGTGGACATCGAAGGCCTGACCTCAGGCACCCGCGCGGACCTTGTCTACAACGATCAATCGGTGATCGAGAGTCTGGCAGGTGGGGTGCGGATCGCGGCAGGCAGTGTGGAGAATGTTTCGGGGGCGGCGACAACAACTTCGAGCGTTGTGAGTGTTGATTATTCTGTAGGCGGAATTAGTGCTCATCCTTCTGGCTTTATCCCGGGAACGACTCAGAGGAATGTATATGAACCAACCACTGATGATATTCGGTCATGGGCAATAAATTGGAAATCTTTTTTCAATGATACAAACAACTTATATGGGCTTCCGACGCAAGACCCAGCAGGCATTGGTCTTGGTACAGGTTTTACCTCAGACGGGTTACAGCAATGGATCTACATTACAGAAGAAGTGATTGCCGATTCGCCGAGAACTGCTGAAATTCTGTCGGCATTGGACATTTCAATCGATGCCGATAGCGTCCAGAACATCCAGGGGCTGATTTCTTCAGGCGGTGATTTGGTGATTAATGCCGATTCCCTGGTCAACCAGGGGGCCGAACTGTATCGCCATGTCAACATCTACCGCAATTTTATGTGGGTTTACTCTGACGCAGAACACGGTCACGGTCATCCTCCAGGACACACTTTCAGAACTTACAGCATTTCTCAGGCCTTCGACTCTGTTCCATCTATCGTTTCCGCCGCTGGCACACTGACCATCAATGTCCCCGGGCATGTGTCCAACGAGAGTTTCAAGCAGGGCGTCGCATACAACGGCAAATTTGCCGACTCCGCCGAATATTCAGGGTTGGAAGTCAGCGCTCCGGTCATCACCCGTCCCACCGGGACCGCCATTACCCCCAAGGTGGTTTCCCTGCCAACTGGCGTAGGCTCGCTGTATGTGGTCAACAATGACCCCGGCCACACCTATCTGATCGAGACCAACCCCGCCCTGACCAGCCTGGGGAACTATTTTGGCTCCGACTATTTCTTCAACGAAGTCGGCGTCAATGTCGCTGACCTGAATACCCAGATTCTGGGCGACGCCTTTTTCGAGACCAATATGGTCCGCAAGCAGGTGCTCGAAACCACGGGCAAGCGCTACCTCAGCCCCACCTACACCAGCGACGCCGATCAGTTGCGCCAGCTGATGGACAACGCGGCTCAGGCCCATGCGGACCTCGGGTTGGAAATCGGTGTGGCCCTGACCGCCGAGCAACTCGCGGGTCTGACCCAGGACATCGTTTGGTACGAAACCCGCGAGGTAATGGGGCAGGAAGTCCTTGTGCCCGTGCTGTATCTCAGCTCCGTGTCCCAAGAGAATTTGAGCCTTGCTCGTGGCGCCATGCTCATTGGCTCCGATGTTAATATCGAAACCGCATTGCTCGACAACAGCGGCGGAATCATGGCCGATGGAACCGTGACCGTCGAGTCAGACAATGTCTTGAATCGCCAAGGTGCCATCCAGGGTGAAACCGTTGATATCACCACCAGCGGCTCCATCATCAACCAGAGTGGTGCGCTCAAGGGCGGTGACGTTAACCTGACCGCCGGTGGCGACGTGATCGTGGAAACACGCACTGACACGCAGACGGCCAACTTCTTCCGGCGCAGCAGCACCCAGACCTACGTGCATCAGGCCGCCGAGGTCACGGCGGAAAACTCCCTGAATATCGTCTCCGGTGGCAATACTTCCATTCAGGGAGCAAATGTTTCCGCCGGTGGTGCGGCCAACATCACCGCCCTGGGTGACGTGAATATCGGCTCCAAAACGGTCCAGGCCAAATACAGAGATGCTCAATGGCGCAATGTCCAGAAGACGGGCAACATCGTCTCCAGTGTGCAGGCCGGTGAACTGAATATCGCCTCCGGCGGCGACGTAATAGTGGCGGGTAGTTCCCTGTCTGCCGATGGCGATGCTGTCGTCGATGCGGCGGGTAACGTCGTGGTGCAGGGCGTTACCAATCGATTCCAATCCGACTATTCCACTTCGGCCAAAGAGGAGCACATCAAGAACGACCGGGTTGTTCAGTCTTCCATCTCCGCTGGTGGCGATGTCATCGTGAATGCTGGCGAAAACGTGATGATGGAAGCCGTCAATGTGAACGCTGGCGGCGACGTGGCACTCACAGCACAGGGTGGCGATTTGGCCATCCTGCCCGGACAGAACACTTCCTATTACCATCTGGAAAGCAAAAAGTCGGGCTTCATGGGGATGGGGTCCACCAAATTGAAGGATCTGAACGAGGTCAACCACGTCCGCAGCGAGATCGAGGCGGGTGGCAAGATCGCCCTTGAAGCCAAGAAGGATGTTGTACTTCAGGCTGCTCGAGTGACTTCTGGCGGGGATATTGTCATCAGCTCTCAAAGTGGTCAGGTCTCATTGCTGGCAGTAAAAGACAGTAGCTATAAGCAGGAGATTACATCCCATTCAGGCTTCTTCACTTGGTCCAGCAAAGGAAAGGGTTCTACGGATGAGACGGTGTTGCATACCGTAATTAGTGCTCAGGGAGAGTTGTCGATAACCACTCCTGAAGGCATCGTCGTCGAATACAGAAGTTCTGGAGATGCCCGTCAGGATGTTGAGAATCTCTCCAAGGTCCAAGGCCTGGAATGGATGGCCAATCTGCTGGAGCGGGACGATGTAGATTGGCAGCGCGTCCAGGAAATCCACGATGCATGGGAGTTCTCCGATAGTGGCCTCGGCACTGGGGCTATGCTCATCGTGGCTATCGCAGCCTCAGCGCTAACGGCAGGCGCTGCATCAAGTCTTTCTATGAGTATCATGGGATTTGAAACAGTAGGGAAAGCACTTGTCGTCTCAAGCACCGGCCTAGCCGCAAGCGGAGTCCAAGCGGCCATGTGCACCGCCTTGACCGCAGCATTTACTTCGCTAAGTGCACAGGTTGCCATCAGTCTGGCTGATGCTGCGGCTGGTGGGAATCTCGGAAAGAATTTGGGGAATATTGTCTCAGAGGAGGGGTTACGCTCACTGATGACGACAATGGTTATGGCCGGGGCGTTGGATTTTACTCATTTAGAGTTTGATAAGCTCGGTGATGCTGGACAGGTATTGGCAGAGACAACTGTTAAAACAGCAACGAGAAGTTTCATCGGTGGAGAGGATCTGGAAAAAGCTTTTCTGTCTTCTTTAGCGTCAACCTTTGCCAGCTATCTTCAAGGTTCAATTTCACCTGAAAAGTTGGATGAGAATGTTAAAATGATTATGGAAGGGGTTGCCGGGGCAGCGGGAGCAGCAATCGTAGGAGGAGACCCTGTCCAAGGTGCCTTCAGTGCTATTGCTTCGAATCTCGCTGGACGCATTAGCTTGCCAGAGTTGACAGAGCAACAAAAGCAAGAGGACAGAGCCTTCGTCACAATATGTAAAGAGGCATACAATACAGGGAATAACCAGAGCCCCCCCCCAGGTTATGAAATTTTAGATGACGATAGGCTTAAGGTGATCTGCGCCGAGACAGGCGCTGACTATGAAACGCTTAAAGGTTTACAAGTTAATGACTCAGGGTTGCATGCTGATATATTGATAAATAGCTCTGATAATAAAGTTGTTGTTGCATTTCGTGGTTCCGAAATGGAATTAGGTGATTGGATCACAAATGCAGAGCAATCTGTAGGTGTTGCTGGTGGGCAATATGAAAACTTAGAAAGACAAATGGACGAACTGAGCAATATTGCAACTTACTATAAATCTGATTTGGTAGCAACCGGCCACTCACTTGGAGGTGGGCTGTCTATTGCTGCTGGATCTACTGGCTATATTGATAAAGTGGTAGCATTCAATCCGGCAGGTGTTAACAGCAATACAATAATTCAATTAGGTGGAGATATTGCGAATGTGAATAAAATAACGACATCGTACACATCGCGTTCAGATCTTTTGTCTGCACTTAATAATGTCATGGATATGGTGTTTGATCTTTCAGTTGGAAACCAAGTGACAATTGATGGTGCCGGGTTTCATGGAATTGAGGGTTTTAACTCTGCATTCGGAATCAATCCGTAA
- a CDS encoding ShlB/FhaC/HecB family hemolysin secretion/activation protein: MALGKACATAMAFAAMLLAFQGMAFAQSVQDAGRVQERILQREEERRRARQEQLEQQTRQPPSGIELQKEPPSAPLDDATCFDVETINVTGVTLISDSVIAGMTSNYTGRCLTLADTNELLKAITNEYVDRGFVTTRAYLPEQDISGGTLELKVIEGRIEGIKLNDGSGKKQNQLLGPFMGLTGDPLNLRDLEQGLDQFNRLSCNNATMKLVPGSEPGQSIVAISNEPAKSWRILLGWDDSGQKSTGRNQYSLSFEKDNFIGVSDMLSLSYSATPLPWETSGHARDSQSLSAYWSLPLGYWTVSLSASKFNYTTTLFGTTQEFTNEGDTTVQSLGIDRVIHRDADSKTSLGIGVEHREVESLIEGVRLVASSYETTDVGLRASHTRRLLGGSLSMGLEYHWGAEFLGSSEPLAGDGVPTPKYTKWEGNLSYYHPVPIAGQSLMWSSTLRAQYSPDSMYSAERMSIGSRYTVRGFSADSLSGDSGGYIRNELSWQLPFQNYRTDKISACEFFAGYDYGMILGDEDDPYERGRVQGVALGLRTLGELSASVTFAKALAAPDFLDKDDFEIYSAVTVTF, translated from the coding sequence ATGGCTTTGGGGAAAGCTTGCGCTACAGCTATGGCCTTTGCTGCCATGCTGTTGGCATTTCAGGGGATGGCCTTCGCCCAGTCCGTTCAGGACGCAGGGCGGGTTCAGGAACGCATCCTTCAGCGTGAGGAAGAGCGCCGCCGCGCTCGCCAGGAGCAGCTGGAACAGCAAACCAGGCAGCCACCTTCAGGCATTGAATTGCAGAAGGAGCCTCCGTCTGCGCCGCTGGACGATGCCACCTGCTTTGATGTCGAGACCATCAATGTCACAGGCGTTACGCTGATTTCCGATAGCGTCATTGCGGGCATGACCTCCAACTATACAGGCCGCTGCCTGACCCTTGCGGACACCAACGAACTGCTCAAGGCCATCACCAACGAATACGTCGACCGCGGCTTTGTGACCACCCGTGCCTATCTGCCGGAGCAGGATATCTCCGGCGGTACCCTCGAGCTCAAGGTCATAGAAGGTCGCATCGAAGGCATCAAGCTGAACGACGGCTCGGGCAAGAAGCAGAACCAGCTGCTCGGCCCCTTCATGGGGCTCACCGGCGATCCGCTCAATCTGCGTGACCTGGAGCAGGGGCTGGATCAGTTCAATCGCCTGTCCTGCAACAACGCCACCATGAAACTCGTCCCCGGCAGTGAGCCGGGGCAGAGCATCGTCGCCATCAGCAACGAGCCCGCCAAAAGCTGGCGTATCTTGCTGGGCTGGGATGACTCCGGCCAGAAATCCACGGGCAGAAACCAGTACTCTCTGAGCTTCGAGAAAGACAACTTCATCGGGGTCAGCGACATGCTGTCCCTGAGCTATTCCGCCACGCCTTTGCCTTGGGAAACGAGTGGACACGCCAGGGATAGCCAAAGCCTCTCGGCCTATTGGTCCCTGCCTCTCGGGTATTGGACCGTCAGCCTATCTGCCAGCAAATTCAACTACACCACCACGCTCTTCGGCACGACTCAGGAATTCACCAACGAGGGTGACACCACGGTGCAATCGCTGGGCATCGACCGCGTAATCCACCGTGATGCCGACAGCAAAACATCTCTGGGCATCGGTGTGGAGCACCGCGAGGTGGAGAGCCTGATCGAGGGCGTTCGCCTGGTGGCCAGCAGCTATGAGACCACCGACGTCGGCCTCAGGGCCAGCCATACCCGTCGCTTGTTGGGCGGTTCGCTGAGTATGGGCCTTGAATACCACTGGGGCGCAGAGTTCCTGGGTTCTTCGGAGCCTCTTGCGGGCGATGGCGTGCCCACCCCCAAATACACCAAGTGGGAAGGCAACCTGAGCTACTACCATCCGGTGCCCATCGCGGGTCAATCCCTGATGTGGAGCTCGACCCTCCGTGCACAGTACAGCCCGGATTCCATGTACAGCGCCGAGCGCATGTCCATCGGCAGCCGCTACACCGTCCGTGGCTTCTCAGCCGACAGCCTGAGCGGAGATAGTGGGGGCTACATCCGCAACGAGCTCTCCTGGCAACTGCCGTTTCAGAACTACCGAACTGACAAGATCTCGGCCTGCGAATTCTTCGCTGGCTACGACTACGGGATGATCCTTGGGGATGAGGATGACCCGTATGAACGGGGCCGTGTGCAGGGTGTTGCCCTGGGCCTGCGGACTCTGGGCGAGTTGAGCGCCAGCGTGACCTTTGCCAAGGCCCTGGCCGCCCCCGACTTTCTCGATAAAGACGATTTCGAAATCTATAGCGCCGTGACCGTGACGTTCTAG
- a CDS encoding transposase — translation MPRIRRIVLPGEPHHIIQRGNRRLPVFFCEEDYQYYIEVMREWCDKRSVSIWAYCLMSNHIHLIAVPETEDGLRLAIGEAHRRYTLRVNRRKGWTGHLWQGRFSSFVMDEPYLIAAARYVELNPVEAGMVKTPADYRWSSARAHLAAKDDQFVKAAPLLGLVPDWGSFLKHPVDEDVYGLMSQHESTGRPLGSESFFDRIQSLFGVDLRPKKPGRKIIK, via the coding sequence ATGCCCAGAATCCGTCGTATCGTCCTTCCCGGTGAGCCGCACCATATTATCCAACGGGGCAATCGCCGCTTGCCCGTTTTCTTTTGCGAAGAAGACTACCAGTACTATATCGAGGTCATGCGGGAGTGGTGCGACAAGCGCTCTGTCTCGATCTGGGCGTATTGCCTGATGAGCAATCATATTCACTTGATAGCAGTGCCCGAAACTGAAGATGGATTGCGTTTGGCCATTGGCGAGGCCCACAGGCGCTACACCCTGCGGGTCAATCGGCGAAAGGGGTGGACAGGGCACCTCTGGCAGGGACGTTTTTCATCGTTTGTCATGGATGAACCTTACCTCATTGCCGCCGCGCGATATGTCGAGCTGAATCCCGTCGAGGCGGGAATGGTCAAAACCCCGGCTGATTACAGATGGAGTAGCGCCAGGGCGCACCTTGCTGCAAAGGATGACCAGTTCGTAAAGGCAGCGCCTCTTCTGGGGTTGGTTCCAGATTGGGGTTCATTTCTCAAGCATCCCGTAGATGAGGACGTTTATGGCCTAATGTCTCAACACGAAAGCACGGGCAGGCCCCTTGGGTCCGAGAGTTTTTTCGATCGTATCCAATCGTTGTTTGGCGTTGACCTGCGCCCCAAGAAGCCAGGGCGAAAGATAATTAAATAG
- the proC gene encoding pyrroline-5-carboxylate reductase, with protein sequence MKIGFIGTGNMGGAIIRALSEVDDITLYGLNKTRGKLEELAQETGLIPCRSVQEITEKSDFIVLAVKPQQVHGIWPEMIPALTKEKCLVSIAAGLTLSTLKESTQSICPIIRAMPNTPVLIKEGVTAICLDDATISEKQKKFIQDLFRNSGDVHVLAEDQFDVFTAVIGSGPAFIFYLIETMIESGVELGLHRDISSRMVKKLFSGASLMAEHSEEHVSMLKEMSIAPAGTTIAALAHFDRTAVRGNIMDAIRMAYDRSMELG encoded by the coding sequence GTGAAAATTGGCTTTATCGGAACGGGGAATATGGGCGGGGCCATCATCAGAGCCCTTTCGGAAGTGGACGATATTACTCTTTATGGTTTGAATAAGACCAGGGGCAAATTGGAAGAATTGGCGCAAGAGACGGGCCTTATTCCTTGCCGTAGCGTACAGGAGATAACTGAAAAATCAGACTTCATTGTTTTGGCTGTAAAGCCGCAGCAGGTTCATGGAATATGGCCTGAAATGATTCCTGCTTTGACGAAGGAGAAATGCCTTGTCTCCATTGCTGCAGGATTGACTTTGAGTACTCTGAAAGAAAGTACCCAAAGCATTTGCCCGATTATCCGAGCCATGCCTAACACTCCGGTTTTGATCAAAGAGGGTGTTACCGCCATCTGCTTGGATGATGCGACCATTTCTGAAAAGCAAAAGAAGTTCATTCAGGATCTTTTTCGGAATTCCGGAGACGTTCATGTCCTTGCTGAGGATCAGTTCGATGTGTTTACAGCTGTCATAGGTTCGGGTCCTGCTTTCATCTTTTACCTTATTGAAACAATGATAGAATCAGGAGTAGAGCTAGGACTGCACCGGGACATTTCCTCCCGAATGGTAAAAAAGCTTTTCAGTGGTGCCAGCCTTATGGCGGAACATTCAGAAGAGCATGTCAGCATGCTTAAGGAAATGTCCATTGCTCCCGCCGGGACGACCATCGCTGCTTTAGCCCATTTTGATCGGACTGCCGTGCGCGGGAATATCATGGATGCAATCCGTATGGCTTATGACCGCAGTATGGAGCTTGGTTGA